CGACAGCGGCGTGTTCGGCAGCAGCAGCGCTTGCGGTCTCGGCGGCAGCAGCCCGCTCGGCGGCGAGTGCCTCGCGGGCGGCGGCGAGGGAGGACCTCGCGGAGGTGGTGTCGACGCCAGCGAACAGGGCGCCGTCGAGCACCTCTTCGGCATGTTGAACGGCCTCGGCAGCGGCGCTGACCGAGGAGCGGACGGGGGGAGAGGTTTGATTACTCATGCCGCCAACTATTCCGTCACGACGGGCGTTTCTGCCCAGCTTTCTGCCCGATACGCGAGACGCATTCGAACAGAAGACGCCGAGGCACGTACCGCCAGCCCCGGCTCAGCGCGCGCGAAAGCGACAGCCGGTCAGTACCAGTTCGTCGCGAGGGGAAGCTGCACCGTCAGCTTGCGCAGCCCCCACGCCGCACCCAACTGCCAGCAGGAGGCCGCATGATCGGCCACGCTCAACTTCTGAAACATTCGTGGTCCGCTCGGCGGCAGCACAGGAAAGACGCGCACGGCTGCATCCCAGGCCACAGCATCGAGCACGTCGAAGTACGCCACAGGGCACGCCGGGTCATCGAAGGTCCTGATGATGCAAGCGACGACGACCAGGGCCGCGACAGGATGCGCACAGTCAACAATGCCGACCTCGAATGGCTCAGCGGTCAAGTGCGCGCCCGACTTGTTGGCGTAGTGCTTGAGCAATCCGAGGCGCTTTTCGAGCGGCGTCTTGCCCTCAAGAAGTTGTTTTGGGCTGCCCGAGCACTTGTCGAAAAAGGCGAGTAGCAGGGCGATCGCCGCCAAGGCCGACTCGGCGTTTCTTCCTGGGCTTTTCGCCCACTGCTCGGCGATCTGCTCGACGCCCGCCTTGGAGCACTTGGCGAACTGATGCCCCGTCATGCCACCCTTGGAGTGGTCAAAAATCTTGCGGCATGTGATGGCGATGGCGCCGATGGTGGCGAACCGGACGGCTTCTGCAAGCACGAGGTCCTGGTGGCGCCCCTCTGCCGCCGCCCGCAAGCGGCTGGCACCGAGATAGAGGTAGAGCGCAGGAAGAATGCGCTCCGTGCGCGCGTACACGCTGCGCAGGAACAGCAGCGCGTTCTCGAACTCACCGAGCTGTTTCGGCCGCGCCTTCGCGATCCGAGCGGCCCGCTCGGTGGTCTCGCGATGCATGGTCTGGTCGAAGATCAAGTTCAACGTCGTTACGCGAGCCATGGGCGGCAGGACCTTTCGGCTGCCGCAGGAGGAGCACGGCGCCCGCCGATTCTCGCCGCGCCGGCGCCCCAGTAACTTCGCCGCTGCGGCCCGCGCACGGCGCTTGACGGGTCGCGGAAGACGTTTTCGCCTCGGGGCACGACCAACTCGTCAAGATCTTTACCGCCCGAATGTGAGGTGTCTCACTCAACTAGCTTGCTTGCGAACAGAGCAAGCCGTTCGCATCGCGCGTTGAGGAACGGTTCATAGTCATCGTTGAATTCGGCGGGGTCACAAAAGGCCGTCGCCAATGTGTCTGCTCGTGTTGCTGGCGTTCCGAGGTCATTCACGTACACCGACGGCCGCTTTTTGCCAATATTCTTGTTCTCTGCGGCACTCAAAAAGCAAAAGTTTCCAAGCACGTTGATCTGAGCGTCCGTTACGCCGCGGTCGCGGAGAAAGGCGCGCGGATAAATATGGTGGAACTCAGAACGGTTGTACCGTTGTAATACCTTGTCGAGGTCGATGCTCTTGCCCGAAAGCAAGCTCCTTGGATCGTTATTCGCCAAGAGCAGAACGAATGTCTTCGTTGCTGCGGCGCCGACCCGGAATGTGCTGGAGTAGAAAAGAGCTGGCTCGACTTTCACGTCAATCGAGTCGAGCGTGTTTGCCTTGCCTTGCTTAAGGAGCGCGATCTGCTCGATATCACCAATTGTGGTTTTTCGGGTTTGACTGGTGTATCTGGACGAAAAGCAAGTGCGCCAAAACCAACGTTTCAATGCATGGAGGGTCGGGCCATCGTAAACAATCTCTTTGCCGTCGGGCGCCGCGAAGAACACTGCGAGTGGCACAAGCATCGACGGGTACGGCAACAACTTCAGATGCACAACCTTGAGTTCCGTTCGAAGGAAGTCGATTGCGCCACGAATGCCATTCTCCACGGTCGAGAACTGCGCTCGCACCTCCGCGCCATTCAGGCCGAGAAGCTTCTCCGCACCAGGTTCGCCGGTCAAAATTCCAGCTACACAACTGAGAACCAAATCAGCATCGTCGCCGACGCCTTCGAACCCAAAGTCGGAAAGCTCCTCGCGCAGCTCTTTGAACTTCTCAAGCAGGTCAAATTCATCGCTCCAAGTCCACGCTGATAGGAGCTGCAATGTATCGAGCGCCACACCCAGATGATTGATTCGCTCGAAGACGATCGCGACGATCGAGCGATCTTCGCTCTTCAAAACCTGCACTGGAATCTGAACTTCCTTGAATTTTTCCTGAAGCTTGTCGACGATAGCGATCTGCTCGGACTGCAAATGCGCTGTCGCCGCCCGATACCGGACTGAGTCGAAAAGGACGTTCATCGGAAAGTAGCGATTCTTGTCGAACTCATCACCCTCCGGAATCGCAATAAAGGCGCTGTCTTGAGGATTGCCTGTCGCGTCCAAATCGAAGTAGATCTCTGCCCAGTCCGGGTTCTCTTCTGGCTTCAAATCGGTCTGAAAGACCGTGAAGACCGAGGTCAATCGTTGCTGGCCGTCCAGCACATAATCGATTGGAAAATCATCCTTTGGGTCAGGCAGTGTGAACGTCCCCAACCTGCGCTCGGTCAGAAGTTGTTGCTTCGTGCGCCAAAACAAGAGGGAGCCGAACGGGTAGCCCTTGTAAATGCTGTCTAGCAGGTATGCAACGCGATCCATCTCCCACACGAAGCCGCGCTGAAAGGCGGGGATGCGGACTCCGCCGCTGACTACGGAGTCCAAGATATTTCGAATCGTGTAGTGCTGGTATTCCATGAGGCCTCTGTTGGTGCGGTCGAAGCAATGTACCCGGTAAACGCTTGTCGATTCCGGCCGCTGCGGCGGCGGCGACAACAGCGCGGTTGAGCTGGCGCGGGGTCGCCGTGCCCGGCGCTTCGAGTGCCTGTGCAGCACCTCCAGGCGCCCTGAGGCCCGCAAGCGGGCCCGAAAAAGGCGAAGCAGGCGGCGATGGGCTAAGGGGCGGGCAAGATGGTCAAGCAGGCTGCGGCGGTATCCCGGGCATCCGCATGACCCCATTCGATGCGTTGCGAAAGGGATCGCGGAGCCGTCAGGATCAGCTGCTGGTCTTCTTCCTTCTCAGCGATGGCTGCACGCGATCCGGCTGTACCGGCGTCGTCCGCTTGAGATAGAGCGAAAACACGAATGAGGCGCGCGCTGCGTCATCCTTCTCGCCCGCGTAGCCATAGGCAGCATCAACGATTTTGTCGAGTGACTTGTGCGCCGTGCGAAGTGCGGGCGGCATGGCCAGTTGGTCATATAAATCGGCTAGGCTAGCCCCCGGGAACTTGGCACGCGCGTCGAGGATTGCCTGCGCTGCTGCAGAAATTTTAGCCTGCAGGGCGGCATCTAGTTCGGGCCAAGGGAAGTTGTTGTAGACGATCGTGTTGGAGTAGCGGTATCGGCTCTCGAGGCGTCCACAAACCGATCGCGTCCACGCGTTGTGCATCGTGCTATTCAGAATTCCGAAGTGAAGGATGCTCGCGCCTGGCACCATGGAGTTTGCGTTACCGCAGATGGTCTTCGCGTCGTTGAATCCAATGGGCACGAACTTCCGATTTTCGGAAGTGTGCAAAGGAACCAGCAGATATGTACCCGTCTTCGGCTGCCGGTCTTCAGCAAACAACCAAGGCGTCTCCGCCATATCTCGCGTTGGACCTTTCGTGCTCTTGAGCCGCATGGTTTTCACGGCTTGCACACGCTTGCGAACTTCCGAAAGCGTCTTAAGTTCGGTGGGCGTGATCCCATCAAGCCAAAGGCACCAGCGCCTCTCGTTGTAGAGGAATTCGTCAGCCCCGAGGAACGGGCGGATCCACTTACGGGCCGCGGGTTCGAGCTCGAGCAAGGCGATCTTTTCGCCATCTTCCAGAAGGAGGTTTTGACCATCGGTCGGCTTGCTGCCGTAGATCATCGCTGGAATGTTTTCAATTGGATTGGTTCGATTCGGCAGTAGAACATCGTCAGCCTCGACCAGATACGGGTTGATCCGCGACGGGGTCTTCGGCAATACGTCTGCTTTCAAATCGCTGCCGTATTCGAAGAGTTCGTACTTGGAAGGCTTGCGGAGACCGAAGCCAACGATCACGCAATGCACGGCTGCATTCCCCTTGCCCTCGTTCTTCCATGCAAAGGTGCGGTGAGCGAAGCGGATGTGAATACCTGCGTCCAGCAGCGGCTTCCAAAGGACCGCCACTTGCTCTCCCTGGGTAATGGAGTTGGTCGATACGAAGGCCACGTCGATATTCGGATGGCCCGCGATGTAGTGCATAGCTTTGACGTACCAGCCGGCCACATAATCGAGCACGCCAGCGTTCTTGATGTCACCACAGACATGCACCATGTCCGCCTTCTGATCCACAGTTTGGTTCTGCTTCCCAATGAAAGGCGGATTGCCCACCAGGTAACGACAATCGTCTGGGGCGAGTACCTCCTCCCAGTCCGTTCTCAGAGCGTTGCCAATCTTGATGGTGGCACTGTCCACCAGCGGCACTGTGGGCCTGGTGGTGCCGAACTGCTTTGCCGATTCCAAGTTGGCCTGGTGGTCGGTGATCCACATGGCCACGCGCGCAATGTGCGCCGCCGCTGGGTCAATCTCCACACCATAGAACTGACTGACCTTCACGCGGCACAGCGTGGTGACGTCCAGCAGGCCCATGCTCTTCTTCTCGAAACCAAACAGTGCCTTGATCACCTCGTTCTCGATCTTGCGTAGCTCCCTGTAGGCGATAACCAGGAAATTACCGCATCCGCAGGCCGGATCGAAGAATGTCAGGGTCGGGAGTTTGTCGTAGAGGACCTTGAGCTTGGCTTTGCTACCCTTAGCACTTCTGAGCTCAGCATTGAGATCATTAAGACATAGCGGATTAAGGGCGCGCAGGATGTTGCGCTCGCTTGTGTAGTGCGCACCAAGTTCGCGGCGCGTCGTCTTGTTCTTCGCCTTCGTCGAAGCTTGGTCCTCCAAGATCCCTTGGAACATGGCGCCAAAAATAGCCGGAGATATTCCGCTCCAGTCGAGGCTGGCGCATTCAAGCAAAGCGTCGCGCAGAGTCTTGTCGAAGGCCGGAAAGTCAAGTCGTTCTGCGAACAGGTTGCCGTTGATATAGCTGAAGGCGGCAATCGCCTCATCCAACGTTGAGGGACGCTCCTCCATCGACTGGTCGAGCACGCTGAATAGCTCGCGCAGCGCGCCGCCTAGATCCTTACCATCGACCCTTGTGCCTTCAACGACTCTGCGGAAAATGCCGTTCTCGCCGAAGATTCCTGTCTTGTCTGCAAAGAGGCAGAAGAGCAGACGCGTCATGAAAACTTCGAGAGACCGCCCCTTGAAGTTCGTTTTCACCAAGGCCTCGTGGAGTCGAGACACAGCGTATGCGGCCTCTCGGTTCACCGGTGACTCATCGACGATGTCCGCCGCCTCGTCGTCGGCTAGGAATTTGAACCAGTCGGCATTCTTGGCCAGATCGGCCAGCGTGCTCTCGTGCTGGGTGTCCAGCAGAAGGTCATAAAGACGAATGCGACTGAAGTCAGAAGTGATGATGTAGCGCGGGCGATCTACTTCCTTGAGGGCAATGAAGTAGTCGGTCGCCTGGATGAAGGCACTGTCCAGATTCTTGCCCTGGCTCTTGTGCTCAACAATGAGCTTGCCCGGGATGAAGCTGTCGATGTACCCCGGAGCCCCCGAGATTTTCTTCACGGCCTTCTCGTAGACAGTGGCTGACTCCGCCCTGATTCCGAAGCACTCGTAGAAGCGCAGCCAAAACACCTGCGCTTGCGACTTCTCCGATGAAGCGTTGCGCCATTGCTGGGAAAAGGCCGTCAGGCGCCGGCGGGTTTCGTTGATGGTGATGATCGGCATGCTTTGCGTATCTGGAGAATCGTCGGGAGGGAGGGGCAGACTTTACTGGTCAAAACGATCATCAATGGGGAGCGAAGGACGAATTCGACGGCGTCTCATTCGAGTTCGCCGTCCTAGACCGGACAGCTACTTTGATTCAATGCTCAAGTGGGCGAAATCGAGCGGTTGTGGTCAGGGCAGCGACGA
Above is a window of Variovorax sp. RA8 DNA encoding:
- a CDS encoding GmrSD restriction endonuclease domain-containing protein → MEYQHYTIRNILDSVVSGGVRIPAFQRGFVWEMDRVAYLLDSIYKGYPFGSLLFWRTKQQLLTERRLGTFTLPDPKDDFPIDYVLDGQQRLTSVFTVFQTDLKPEENPDWAEIYFDLDATGNPQDSAFIAIPEGDEFDKNRYFPMNVLFDSVRYRAATAHLQSEQIAIVDKLQEKFKEVQIPVQVLKSEDRSIVAIVFERINHLGVALDTLQLLSAWTWSDEFDLLEKFKELREELSDFGFEGVGDDADLVLSCVAGILTGEPGAEKLLGLNGAEVRAQFSTVENGIRGAIDFLRTELKVVHLKLLPYPSMLVPLAVFFAAPDGKEIVYDGPTLHALKRWFWRTCFSSRYTSQTRKTTIGDIEQIALLKQGKANTLDSIDVKVEPALFYSSTFRVGAAATKTFVLLLANNDPRSLLSGKSIDLDKVLQRYNRSEFHHIYPRAFLRDRGVTDAQINVLGNFCFLSAAENKNIGKKRPSVYVNDLGTPATRADTLATAFCDPAEFNDDYEPFLNARCERLALFASKLVE
- a CDS encoding class I SAM-dependent DNA methyltransferase; this encodes MPIITINETRRRLTAFSQQWRNASSEKSQAQVFWLRFYECFGIRAESATVYEKAVKKISGAPGYIDSFIPGKLIVEHKSQGKNLDSAFIQATDYFIALKEVDRPRYIITSDFSRIRLYDLLLDTQHESTLADLAKNADWFKFLADDEAADIVDESPVNREAAYAVSRLHEALVKTNFKGRSLEVFMTRLLFCLFADKTGIFGENGIFRRVVEGTRVDGKDLGGALRELFSVLDQSMEERPSTLDEAIAAFSYINGNLFAERLDFPAFDKTLRDALLECASLDWSGISPAIFGAMFQGILEDQASTKAKNKTTRRELGAHYTSERNILRALNPLCLNDLNAELRSAKGSKAKLKVLYDKLPTLTFFDPACGCGNFLVIAYRELRKIENEVIKALFGFEKKSMGLLDVTTLCRVKVSQFYGVEIDPAAAHIARVAMWITDHQANLESAKQFGTTRPTVPLVDSATIKIGNALRTDWEEVLAPDDCRYLVGNPPFIGKQNQTVDQKADMVHVCGDIKNAGVLDYVAGWYVKAMHYIAGHPNIDVAFVSTNSITQGEQVAVLWKPLLDAGIHIRFAHRTFAWKNEGKGNAAVHCVIVGFGLRKPSKYELFEYGSDLKADVLPKTPSRINPYLVEADDVLLPNRTNPIENIPAMIYGSKPTDGQNLLLEDGEKIALLELEPAARKWIRPFLGADEFLYNERRWCLWLDGITPTELKTLSEVRKRVQAVKTMRLKSTKGPTRDMAETPWLFAEDRQPKTGTYLLVPLHTSENRKFVPIGFNDAKTICGNANSMVPGASILHFGILNSTMHNAWTRSVCGRLESRYRYSNTIVYNNFPWPELDAALQAKISAAAQAILDARAKFPGASLADLYDQLAMPPALRTAHKSLDKIVDAAYGYAGEKDDAARASFVFSLYLKRTTPVQPDRVQPSLRRKKTSS